A window of Methanocaldococcus vulcanius M7 genomic DNA:
ATGGAATTCACCCATACAAAGGAAAATTTATTCCACAATTGACAGAATATTTTTTAAAGAGACATTTTAACGTTGGAGATATTGTAATAGACCCGTTTATGGGTTCCGGAACAACATTGGTGCAATGTATGGAGATGGGCATTAATTCTATTGGCATTGATATATCACCATTTAACTGTTTAATTGCTGAAGTTAAATTGCAGAAATACGATATTCAAAAATTAAAGAAAATTTTATTAGATATGCTAAATAAAACAAGGGAATTTTCAAAAAATTTAGGAGATGAGGAATTTATTAAAGAAATGGATAAATTAATTAAAAAATACAACAAAAAATACTTTACCTTAGAATATAAAAGAAAATTATCAAAAAAAGAGATTGATGAAGATAGCTACTCTGAAAAAATCATGGAAATGTTTTATTTAGAATATAAAAAACTTAAGGAAAAATATTGCAAAAATGATGATAAATTTGATGATATTTTTAAAGATAAGCCATTTTTATATAAGTGGTATTCTCCAAGAATTAGGGCAGAATTAAACTTTTATTTAAATTTAATCAACGATTGTAAAGATGAAGTAATAAAAAAAGTGGCAATGATCATTTTGAGTAGAACGGCAAGGTCTGTTAGAGGAACTACTCATTTTGATTTAGCCACACTAAAAGAGCCAGTTTTTGACCCATACTATTGCTATAAGCATAAAAAAATTTGCAGACCAGTTCAAACAATTTTAAGACACTTAGAGGACTATACAAATGATGTAATTAGCAGAATAGTGGACTTTTCAAAGATTAGGAAAGATGCACATTATTTAATCATTAACGGGGACTCAAGGACTGTTGATATTGAAGAAGAACTAAAAAAACATCCAAACTTTTATGAACTTTATAAAAACAAAAAAATTGATGGTATTTTTACATCTCCTCCTTATTTAGGGCAGATTGACTATCATGAACAACATGCCTATGCTTATGAGCTTTTTGATATTCCACGACTGGATGAGTTGGAAATTGGGGCTAAATTTAAAGGTAGTTCAAAGAAAGCACAAAAAGAGTATATTGAAGGCATGTCAGATGTGTTAATCAATATGAAAAAATTTTTGAAAAATGATGCGAAGATTTTCATTGTAGTTAATGATAAAAAGAAACTATATAACGAGATTTTTGAGAAAAGTGGGCTTATTTTAGTTAGAGAGTTTAAAAGACCTGTTCTAAATAGAACAGAGAGAGATAGAAACCCATACTATGAAAGCATCTTTGAATTAAAAATGGAGGAATAGTTATGCCACTAAGTAAAGATGTCATAGAAAAAATTAGCATTGAGACAATAAGGGTATTAAAATCAAGATTTGATACAATATCAGATGGAGATATAAAAATAAGAAATATGCCATTCCATATGGCTTTTTTAAGGGCTTTTTATGGGAAGATTGGGATAAACGATGATAATGAAGCATTAAAGTTTTTAACTTTATCACAGTGGTTTCATGGATTAAGCACAACGTTGGGGCAGAGCTACTTTGAAAATATTGCTCATATTTTATCTAACGGTGAAAAAAAGACGTTTAAAAACTATAAAATTAAAAAAAGTGTTAGAGATAAAATATCTGAGATTATAAATGATTTAAAAAGTGGAGAAAGATTACCAAATGTGGAAGAGGAAGATAAAGAGTTAAGAGAAGCAACTTTAAAAAATTCTGAATATGTAAATGGACTGAACTTTACAGCAGATGTTTATTTTGAAGATAGGGATAAAGTTGTCATGATTGAGTTAAAAAGTGTTAGACCAAATGCCGGAGAAATGAGGGGAGAAAAACAGAAAATTCTTTATGGAAAAGCTTATATGATGGAAACAAAACCAGACAAAAAAGTTTATTATTTTATTGGCTTTCCATATGATCCTACTGAAAATCCAGAAAATCCCTGTGGATATGATAAAGATAGATTTATGAATAGTTTGATAGAATTTTCCAAGTATTTTGATAAAAGAGAGGTTTTAATTGCAGAAGAGTTGTGGAGTTTTTTGTCTGGAGAAAAAAAGACGATGGAAAAAATATTGGATATTATTAATTCAATAGCAAAACCTGATTTTAAAGAAAAGTTTGATTTTATAAATACATTCCCATTTATTAATCAAGATAGATTGTACACCAAAGATGCCATTGATGAACAAAAATTCAAAAAATATATCGAAATTCTTCAAGAATGGAAACTTTATTCAGAAATCGAATGTGCAAAAGCTGTAAAAGAGCTGAGTTTATTAAAATTACCTTCAAAAGATAGAAGAATCTTTGAAAGATTGATCAACAATTCTATGTTTAGCAGTAATAACAAGTATAACGAGAACAGGAGGATGAAAATATTGGAACTATATAAAAAATACATAAAAAATACTACACAACCTTAAATAAAAATAAAAAATTCTCAAGGTTGATCCAAAATGTCTCTCGAATTAATAGATCTTCTTATGGAAAAAATAAATAAAAATGCAGTAGTTACGGAAATTGCTAAGGAGAGAGATCCGTTTAAAGTTCTTGTTTCTACGGTAATAAGTGCAAGGACTAAGGATGAAATTACTGAAGAGGTTTCAAAAAAACTATTCAAGGAAGTTAAAAACGTGGATGATCTCCTCAAGATAGATGAGGAAAAATTGGCAAATTTAATTTATCCTGCAGGATTTTATAAAAACAAGGCAAAAAATTTAAAAAAGATGGCAAAAATCTTAAAAGAGGAGTATGGTGGAAAGGTTCCAAATTCTTTGGAGGATTTATTAAAACTTCCTGGAGTTGGGAGAAAAACTGCAAATTTAGTTCTGACTTTGGCGTTTGATAAAGATGGAATATGCGTAGATACTCACGTTCATAGAATATGCAATAGATGGGAGATCGTTGAGACGGAAACTCCCGAAGAAACAGAATTTGAATTGAGAAAAAAACTACCTAAAAAATACTGGAAAGTTATAAATAACTTGTTAGTTGTTTTTGGAAAGGAGATCTGTTCTCCAAAACCAAAATGTGAAAAGTGTTTTTATGAAATAAGAGATAAATGTCCATATTATGCAAAAATTAAGCATTTTAATAGAACTCTAAAAAAATTTAATTTCGAAAAGGTTTCTAAGACCAAAATTCCTAATGAGAAAGGGACATATATCTTAAAGATTAGATTAAAAGAAGGTAAAAATATAAGATTTGGGAAAACAGAGAAATTTTTTAAAAAAGGTTATTACTTTTATGTTGGATCTGCCTTTGGTAATTCAATTAACCTAAAAAATAGAATAGAAAGGCATTTAAGAGAAGACAAGAAAATGCATTGGCATATTGATTATCTACTAAAATATGGAAGAAT
This region includes:
- a CDS encoding DNA methyltransferase; amino-acid sequence: MNLDVWLNMQSAKKLYTIKEASRILTKKFSREIKEHNISYLVQYGRVTKYKIKNRVYVDIDEVENYYKKLFFEKRKEWEEKLGFKLNWDLAFDLLSEKERTKHVHGIHPYKGKFIPQLTEYFLKRHFNVGDIVIDPFMGSGTTLVQCMEMGINSIGIDISPFNCLIAEVKLQKYDIQKLKKILLDMLNKTREFSKNLGDEEFIKEMDKLIKKYNKKYFTLEYKRKLSKKEIDEDSYSEKIMEMFYLEYKKLKEKYCKNDDKFDDIFKDKPFLYKWYSPRIRAELNFYLNLINDCKDEVIKKVAMIILSRTARSVRGTTHFDLATLKEPVFDPYYCYKHKKICRPVQTILRHLEDYTNDVISRIVDFSKIRKDAHYLIINGDSRTVDIEEELKKHPNFYELYKNKKIDGIFTSPPYLGQIDYHEQHAYAYELFDIPRLDELEIGAKFKGSSKKAQKEYIEGMSDVLINMKKFLKNDAKIFIVVNDKKKLYNEIFEKSGLILVREFKRPVLNRTERDRNPYYESIFELKMEE
- a CDS encoding TdeIII family type II restriction endonuclease translates to MPLSKDVIEKISIETIRVLKSRFDTISDGDIKIRNMPFHMAFLRAFYGKIGINDDNEALKFLTLSQWFHGLSTTLGQSYFENIAHILSNGEKKTFKNYKIKKSVRDKISEIINDLKSGERLPNVEEEDKELREATLKNSEYVNGLNFTADVYFEDRDKVVMIELKSVRPNAGEMRGEKQKILYGKAYMMETKPDKKVYYFIGFPYDPTENPENPCGYDKDRFMNSLIEFSKYFDKREVLIAEELWSFLSGEKKTMEKILDIINSIAKPDFKEKFDFINTFPFINQDRLYTKDAIDEQKFKKYIEILQEWKLYSEIECAKAVKELSLLKLPSKDRRIFERLINNSMFSSNNKYNENRRMKILELYKKYIKNTTQP
- a CDS encoding DUF123 domain-containing protein; translation: MSLELIDLLMEKINKNAVVTEIAKERDPFKVLVSTVISARTKDEITEEVSKKLFKEVKNVDDLLKIDEEKLANLIYPAGFYKNKAKNLKKMAKILKEEYGGKVPNSLEDLLKLPGVGRKTANLVLTLAFDKDGICVDTHVHRICNRWEIVETETPEETEFELRKKLPKKYWKVINNLLVVFGKEICSPKPKCEKCFYEIRDKCPYYAKIKHFNRTLKKFNFEKVSKTKIPNEKGTYILKIRLKEGKNIRFGKTEKFFKKGYYFYVGSAFGNSINLKNRIERHLREDKKMHWHIDYLLKYGRIEEIFISKEKIECEVAKELSKKLDYVENFGCSDCKCKSHLFYLKL